The Roseateles sp. XES5 genome window below encodes:
- a CDS encoding YitT family protein: MAHNAAEAEIVDTGSLTRRWIMYVLGIYILTFGVSLAIRAGVGISPQSSLTRTMTLVYTPLSQGTYNFILELIMLGLTYLVLPKDFKLKNFASLIPAFVLAVFLDLNLKLTEFVVLEDYYLRVALLVFADAALAFGLFLMIRANLVLMPIDMFVNTIFKRTGWKWGNIKTGFDCTLLVTSALIGLAFLAEIKFIREGTILNAILVGQYIKLYFFLYKKMSAKNGASAPGKLEAAAE, from the coding sequence ATGGCACACAATGCGGCGGAAGCCGAAATCGTCGATACCGGCAGCCTTACCCGGCGCTGGATCATGTATGTTCTCGGGATCTACATCCTGACCTTCGGCGTGAGCCTCGCCATCCGCGCCGGCGTCGGCATCTCGCCGCAGAGCAGCCTGACGCGCACCATGACGCTCGTCTACACGCCGCTGAGCCAGGGCACGTACAACTTCATCCTCGAGCTCATCATGCTCGGTCTGACCTATCTGGTGCTGCCGAAGGATTTCAAGCTCAAGAACTTCGCATCGCTGATCCCGGCTTTCGTCCTGGCCGTGTTCCTCGATCTCAACCTCAAGCTCACCGAATTCGTCGTGCTGGAGGATTACTATCTTCGGGTCGCGCTCTTGGTCTTCGCCGATGCGGCGCTCGCCTTCGGCCTCTTCCTGATGATCCGCGCCAACCTCGTGCTGATGCCCATCGACATGTTCGTCAACACGATCTTCAAGCGCACAGGCTGGAAGTGGGGCAATATCAAGACCGGTTTCGACTGCACGCTGCTCGTCACTTCGGCGCTGATCGGCCTCGCTTTCCTCGCAGAGATCAAGTTCATCCGTGAGGGCACCATCCTCAACGCCATCCTCGTCGGCCAGTACATCAAGCTCTATTTCTTCCTCTACAAGAAGATGAGCGCGAAGAACGGCGCGTCCGCACCGGGCAAGCTGGAAGCGGCCGCGGAGTAA
- a CDS encoding amidohydrolase family protein — protein sequence MNQHVNIQEAAHYDTVRAIFAILNGEREADLLLKNLNILDVHGESVYKGSILVYDKRIIALNPDESVLKVKEIFDGKGLYAIPGLIDAHIHFESQLAHPTALAEAMVPCGTTTIYSECLDLLSAAGEEGIDAAERLFKDYDKLPYRLYAFAPGKKTAASVTEAVLKMEPVIGLGEFEHFTYSSGNDDDFRKAAWLRARGGFMNGHWGVTALSDMILNYLPAIGCSNNHDVWNEKDIEKSIRYGFPTHIKFGVGSAEVIKVLLRAIVDRKWPTDNFMLCTDNISIERLLTMGHMDWIISLCAEMGINPIHAIKMATYNTARSFHMEDKIGSLTPGRFADIVLTDSLSKINPLYVFKDGELVAKDRKLLKNAEIDYSGMCKKGVPGLADLTADQLDIAPLEVSEDGSRAKVYLFDVYGRGHAKFYQEVWVPMKDGRIVPEVDGVKYSRLSVIQRYANGKRHIVNGLFKGVSLDRGAVATFWPAPKPYFVVVGEDSAEMCHCVRKVDTYAGACIVTEDKVEKAVMPLDIYGVMANMTVSELTAAASAIDTALEDLGNSNEGEPVVNKLLSLFISLHRFRFMA from the coding sequence GTGAACCAGCACGTGAACATTCAAGAAGCCGCGCATTACGATACGGTGCGGGCGATCTTCGCCATCCTGAACGGGGAGCGCGAGGCGGACCTTCTGCTCAAGAACCTGAACATCCTCGATGTTCACGGCGAGAGCGTCTACAAGGGCTCGATCCTCGTCTATGACAAGCGCATCATCGCGCTCAATCCGGACGAGAGCGTGCTGAAGGTCAAGGAGATCTTCGACGGCAAGGGCCTCTATGCCATTCCCGGTCTGATCGACGCCCATATCCATTTCGAGTCCCAGCTTGCCCATCCGACGGCGCTTGCCGAGGCGATGGTGCCCTGCGGCACGACGACGATCTATTCGGAATGCCTCGACCTTCTGAGCGCGGCGGGAGAGGAAGGCATCGACGCGGCGGAAAGGCTGTTCAAGGACTACGACAAGCTGCCCTACCGCCTCTACGCCTTTGCGCCGGGCAAGAAGACCGCCGCGTCCGTCACCGAGGCGGTGCTGAAGATGGAGCCGGTGATCGGGCTCGGCGAATTCGAGCACTTCACCTATTCTTCCGGCAATGACGACGACTTCCGCAAGGCGGCCTGGCTGCGCGCCCGCGGCGGCTTCATGAACGGCCACTGGGGCGTCACGGCGCTCTCGGACATGATCCTCAACTATCTGCCGGCCATCGGTTGCTCCAACAACCATGACGTCTGGAACGAGAAGGACATCGAGAAGAGCATCCGCTACGGCTTCCCGACGCATATCAAGTTCGGGGTCGGCAGCGCTGAAGTGATCAAGGTCCTGCTGCGCGCCATCGTCGACCGCAAATGGCCGACCGACAATTTCATGCTCTGCACGGACAACATCTCCATCGAGCGCCTGCTGACCATGGGGCACATGGACTGGATCATCTCGCTCTGCGCCGAGATGGGCATCAATCCCATCCATGCGATCAAGATGGCGACCTACAACACGGCGCGCTCCTTCCACATGGAAGACAAGATCGGCTCGCTGACGCCCGGCCGCTTCGCCGATATCGTGCTGACGGACAGCCTGTCGAAGATCAACCCGCTCTACGTCTTCAAGGACGGCGAACTGGTGGCGAAGGATCGCAAGCTGCTGAAGAACGCCGAGATCGACTATTCCGGCATGTGCAAGAAGGGCGTTCCGGGTCTTGCGGACCTGACGGCGGACCAGCTCGACATCGCACCGCTGGAGGTGTCGGAGGATGGCAGTCGTGCGAAGGTCTATCTCTTCGACGTCTACGGCCGCGGCCACGCGAAGTTCTACCAGGAGGTCTGGGTGCCGATGAAGGACGGCCGGATCGTGCCGGAGGTCGACGGTGTGAAATACAGCCGCCTTTCGGTCATCCAGCGCTATGCGAACGGCAAGCGGCATATCGTCAACGGCCTGTTCAAGGGCGTTTCCCTCGACCGCGGCGCGGTCGCCACCTTCTGGCCGGCGCCGAAACCCTATTTCGTCGTGGTCGGCGAGGACAGCGCGGAAATGTGCCATTGCGTGCGCAAGGTCGACACCTATGCCGGCGCCTGCATCGTCACGGAGGACAAGGTGGAGAAGGCGGTGATGCCGCTCGACATCTACGGCGTCATGGCGAACATGACCGTTTCCGAGCTGACGGCGGCGGCGAGCGCCATCGATACGGCGCTGGAGGATCTGGGCAACAGCAATGAGGGCGAGCCTGTCGTCAACAAGCTGCTCAGCCTCTTCATCTCGCTACACCGCTTCCGTTTCATGGCCTGA